One Methylobacterium oryzae DNA window includes the following coding sequences:
- the yajC gene encoding preprotein translocase subunit YajC, whose translation MITPAFAQGAGAAAGGAEIAFQVVPFVLIFVIMYFLILRPQQKRVKDHQALLKSVRRDDTVVTNGGLVGRVTKASDDQAEIEVEIAPNVRVRVVRSMISEVRAKGTVKAA comes from the coding sequence TTGATCACCCCCGCCTTCGCGCAAGGGGCCGGTGCGGCCGCTGGCGGAGCGGAGATCGCCTTTCAGGTGGTCCCGTTCGTCCTGATTTTCGTGATCATGTACTTCCTGATCCTGCGACCGCAGCAGAAGCGGGTCAAGGACCACCAGGCGCTGCTCAAGTCCGTGCGCCGGGACGACACGGTCGTCACCAACGGCGGCCTCGTCGGCCGCGTGACCAAGGCTTCGGACGACCAGGCCGAGATCGAGGTCGAGATCGCCCCGAACGTGCGCGTGCGGGTGGTCCGGTCGATGATCTCCGAGGTCCGCGCCAAGGGCACGGTGAAGGCCGCCTGA
- a CDS encoding alpha/beta fold hydrolase, whose product MKRVRAGVLEVAYLESGPAGGPTAVLLHGFPYDVHACAAAAAQLAADGVRCLVPYLRGYGPTRFLDAATPRSGEQAALGADLLAFLDALGVGSAVLAGYDWGGRAACVVAALWPGRARGLVSCGVGYNIQNIPAAGRPAAPETEYRLWYQYYLHGERGRVGLAENRDAFCRLLWQLWSPTWAFDAETFARTARAFDNPDFVDVVVHSYRHRFGLVSSDPALVAIEGRLAAQPAIAVPSIVLLGADDGVGPPPATDTDARHFTGPYRREIVAGVGHNFPQEAPDAFAAAIRALL is encoded by the coding sequence GAAGCGCGTGCGGGCCGGCGTCCTGGAGGTCGCCTATCTCGAGTCCGGTCCGGCCGGCGGGCCGACGGCGGTGCTGCTCCACGGCTTCCCCTACGACGTCCACGCCTGCGCGGCCGCGGCCGCGCAGCTCGCCGCCGACGGCGTGCGCTGTCTCGTGCCGTACCTGCGCGGCTACGGGCCGACGCGCTTCCTGGATGCCGCCACGCCGCGCTCCGGCGAGCAGGCGGCGCTCGGGGCCGACCTGCTCGCCTTCCTCGACGCCCTCGGCGTCGGGAGCGCCGTGCTCGCCGGCTACGATTGGGGCGGCCGGGCCGCCTGCGTGGTGGCGGCGCTCTGGCCGGGCCGGGCCCGGGGCCTCGTCAGCTGCGGCGTCGGCTACAACATCCAGAACATCCCGGCCGCCGGGCGGCCGGCCGCGCCGGAAACCGAGTACCGCCTCTGGTACCAGTACTATCTCCACGGCGAGCGCGGCCGCGTTGGCCTCGCGGAGAACCGGGACGCCTTCTGCCGCCTGCTGTGGCAGCTGTGGTCGCCGACCTGGGCCTTCGACGCGGAGACTTTCGCGCGGACCGCCCGCGCCTTCGACAATCCCGACTTCGTCGACGTGGTGGTGCATTCCTACCGCCACCGCTTCGGCCTCGTTTCGAGCGATCCGGCGCTGGTGGCGATCGAGGGGCGGCTGGCGGCCCAGCCGGCGATCGCCGTGCCGTCGATCGTGCTGCTCGGCGCCGATGACGGCGTCGGGCCGCCGCCCGCCACGGATACCGACGCCCGCCATTTCACCGGGCCGTACCGGCGTGAGATCGTCGCGGGGGTCGGCCACAACTTTCCCCAGGAGGCGCCGGACGCCTTCGCGGCGGCGATACGCGCCCTGCTATGA
- the secF gene encoding protein translocase subunit SecF, which yields MRLLRLWPDESHFDFMRFRRFTFPLSAVLSLATVALFLTIGLNFGIDFKGGTLVELQAKSGTADVASIRHTAAGFGFGEPEVQELGNQGTVLVRLPLQPGEQGQTAVMNKAHAAFDKDYDFRRTETVGPRVSGELVQSGTLGVVLSVVAVLLYLWFRFERELALGAIVGTLHDIVLTVGVFIISRIEFNMTSIAAILTIVGYSLNETVVVFDRTRELMRRYKTIPTVDLLNLSINSTMSRTVMTSISSALSLLALVLFGGEAIKGFAVVMLCGVLICTYSAIFVSTPVLIYLGLMLSGARVASERSGVPQPAE from the coding sequence ATGCGCCTGCTCCGCCTCTGGCCCGATGAATCGCATTTTGACTTCATGCGATTCCGGCGCTTCACCTTCCCGCTCTCGGCGGTGCTGTCGCTCGCGACCGTGGCGCTGTTCCTGACGATCGGCCTGAATTTCGGCATCGACTTCAAGGGCGGCACCCTGGTGGAGCTGCAGGCGAAGTCCGGCACCGCGGACGTGGCGTCGATCCGGCACACGGCCGCGGGCTTCGGCTTCGGCGAGCCGGAGGTTCAGGAACTCGGCAACCAGGGCACCGTGCTGGTCCGCCTGCCGCTCCAGCCCGGCGAGCAGGGCCAGACCGCGGTGATGAACAAGGCGCACGCCGCCTTTGACAAGGATTACGATTTCCGCCGCACCGAGACCGTCGGTCCGCGCGTCTCCGGCGAGCTCGTCCAGTCCGGCACGCTCGGCGTCGTGCTCTCCGTCGTGGCGGTGCTGCTCTACCTCTGGTTCCGGTTCGAGCGGGAGCTGGCGCTCGGCGCCATCGTGGGCACCCTCCACGACATCGTTCTGACCGTCGGCGTGTTCATCATCAGCCGGATCGAGTTCAACATGACCTCGATCGCCGCGATCCTGACGATCGTCGGTTACTCGCTGAACGAGACCGTGGTGGTGTTCGACCGGACCCGCGAGCTCATGCGCCGGTACAAGACCATTCCGACCGTCGACCTGCTCAACCTGTCGATCAACTCGACCATGTCGCGCACGGTGATGACGTCGATCTCGTCGGCGCTGTCGCTGCTGGCGCTGGTGCTGTTCGGCGGCGAGGCGATCAAGGGCTTCGCGGTGGTGATGCTCTGCGGCGTCCTGATCTGCACCTACTCGGCGATCTTCGTCTCGACGCCGGTGTTGATCTATCTGGGCCTGATGCTCTCGGGCGCCCGCGTGGCCTCGGAGCGGTCCGGCGTCCCGCAACCGGCGGAGTAG
- a CDS encoding phytoene/squalene synthase family protein codes for MPEVDGQTAETGLAFAQSHCEGLVRAGDPDRYYATLFAPAAARPHLFALYAFSLTIARVREAVSNPMAGEIRLQWWRDALQGEARGDVRANPVAAALEEAIRANRLGRQPFVDLIDARVFDLYEDPMPRVNDLEGYCGETASALFRLASLVIGNGTEPGGAGAAGHAGVAYGITGLLRALPWHARAGQVYLPADILGRYGVTREDIVTGRGGPGLRRACADLRALARQHLKAFEAARPTIAPSAGAAFLPTALVEPYLAAMERASYDPLNTPVELPRWRRLWRLWWGARRVG; via the coding sequence ATGCCGGAGGTCGACGGCCAGACCGCCGAGACCGGGCTCGCCTTCGCGCAGTCCCACTGCGAGGGCCTCGTGCGGGCCGGCGACCCGGACCGCTACTACGCGACCCTGTTCGCCCCGGCCGCCGCCCGCCCGCACCTCTTCGCCCTCTACGCCTTCTCGTTGACCATCGCGCGGGTGCGCGAGGCCGTCTCGAACCCGATGGCCGGCGAGATCCGCCTGCAATGGTGGCGCGACGCCCTGCAGGGCGAGGCGCGCGGCGACGTGCGCGCCAACCCGGTGGCGGCCGCCCTGGAGGAGGCGATCCGGGCGAACCGCCTCGGGCGCCAGCCCTTCGTCGACCTGATCGACGCCCGCGTCTTCGACCTCTACGAGGACCCGATGCCCCGGGTGAACGACCTCGAGGGCTATTGCGGCGAGACCGCCTCGGCGCTGTTCCGGCTGGCGAGCCTCGTGATCGGCAACGGCACCGAACCGGGCGGTGCGGGCGCGGCCGGGCATGCCGGCGTGGCGTACGGCATCACCGGGCTCCTGCGCGCCCTGCCCTGGCACGCCCGCGCGGGGCAAGTCTACCTGCCGGCCGACATCCTCGGCCGTTACGGCGTCACCCGCGAGGATATCGTGACGGGCCGCGGCGGTCCGGGCCTGCGCCGGGCCTGCGCCGACCTGCGCGCCCTCGCCCGGCAGCACCTGAAGGCCTTCGAGGCGGCCCGCCCAACCATCGCGCCCTCGGCGGGCGCCGCCTTCCTGCCCACGGCCCTGGTGGAGCCCTACCTCGCCGCCATGGAGCGGGCCTCCTACGACCCGCTCAACACGCCCGTCGAGCTGCCGCGCTGGCGCCGGCTGTGGCGCCTGTGGTGGGGGGCGCGGCGCGTCGGATAG
- the secD gene encoding protein translocase subunit SecD → MLRFSRAKIIATLGLILVGLMLAVPSFFSPEQRKSFVASLPPWFPSWVVPTRAIVLGLDLQGGSQLLLEVDQNELIASQAKALRDDVRRVLQQENVRADGGIGLLPRGVQVKIDDAAARAKVLPKLQELSQPITTSIGQTAARTLDIAEQPGGVIRLTLTDAGITDRTRRAVSQGIEVIRRRLDSTGTTEPSIQQQGADRILIQVPGEQNPERLEKLLGSTAKLEFRMLADSPSGDVDMLPSKDEKGAKVPVERRVMADGGELTDAQPSFDQQSHEPMVSFKFNLRGAQRFGQATSENIGRRMAIVLDNEVVSAPVIRSAITGGSGQITGNFTVQQANDLAVLLRAGALPAKFTVVERRVVGPGLGRDSIEAGKLATLVAAALVVTFMFATYGTFGFIANIALIVHVGLILGLMSVLEATMTLPGIAGIVLTIGTAVDSNVLIYERMREEQRAGRSLISALQAGFDRAFATIIDSNSTMAIAALILFFLGSGPVKGFAVVFILGILTTVITAVTLTRMMIAVWYNTFRPKTLPF, encoded by the coding sequence ATGCTGCGCTTCTCCCGTGCGAAGATCATCGCGACACTGGGCCTGATCCTGGTGGGGCTGATGCTCGCCGTGCCGAGCTTCTTCTCGCCCGAGCAGCGCAAGAGCTTCGTCGCCAGCCTGCCCCCCTGGTTCCCCAGCTGGGTGGTGCCGACGCGCGCGATCGTGCTCGGCCTCGACCTGCAGGGCGGCTCGCAGCTGCTGCTCGAGGTGGACCAGAACGAACTGATCGCCTCGCAGGCGAAGGCCCTGCGCGACGACGTGCGCCGCGTGCTCCAGCAGGAGAACGTCCGCGCCGACGGCGGCATCGGCCTGCTGCCGCGCGGCGTGCAGGTGAAGATCGACGACGCCGCCGCCCGGGCCAAGGTCCTGCCGAAGCTCCAGGAGCTGTCGCAGCCGATCACCACCTCGATCGGCCAGACGGCGGCCCGCACCCTGGACATCGCCGAGCAGCCGGGCGGGGTGATCCGCTTGACCCTCACCGATGCCGGCATCACCGACCGCACCCGCCGGGCCGTGAGCCAGGGCATCGAGGTCATCCGGCGCCGCCTCGACTCGACCGGAACCACCGAGCCTTCGATCCAGCAGCAGGGCGCGGACCGGATCCTGATCCAGGTGCCCGGCGAGCAGAACCCGGAGCGGCTCGAGAAGCTGCTCGGCTCCACCGCCAAGCTCGAGTTCCGCATGCTCGCCGACAGCCCCTCGGGCGACGTCGACATGCTGCCCTCCAAGGACGAGAAGGGCGCCAAGGTCCCGGTGGAGCGCCGGGTCATGGCCGACGGCGGCGAGCTGACCGACGCGCAGCCGTCCTTCGACCAGCAGTCCCACGAGCCGATGGTGAGCTTCAAGTTCAACCTGCGCGGCGCGCAGCGCTTCGGACAGGCGACCTCGGAGAATATCGGCCGGCGCATGGCGATCGTGCTCGACAACGAGGTCGTGTCGGCCCCGGTGATCCGCTCGGCGATCACCGGCGGCTCGGGCCAGATCACCGGCAATTTCACCGTGCAGCAGGCCAACGATCTGGCGGTCCTGCTGCGCGCCGGCGCGCTGCCCGCGAAATTCACCGTGGTCGAGCGCCGCGTCGTCGGCCCGGGCCTCGGCCGCGACTCCATCGAGGCCGGCAAGCTCGCGACCCTGGTGGCGGCGGCCCTCGTCGTGACCTTCATGTTCGCGACCTACGGGACCTTCGGTTTCATCGCCAACATCGCCCTCATCGTCCACGTCGGGCTGATCCTCGGCCTGATGTCGGTGCTGGAGGCGACCATGACGCTCCCGGGCATCGCCGGCATCGTGCTCACCATCGGCACCGCGGTGGATTCGAACGTGCTGATCTACGAGCGCATGCGCGAGGAGCAGCGGGCCGGCCGCTCGCTGATCTCGGCGCTGCAGGCGGGCTTCGACCGGGCCTTCGCCACCATCATCGACTCGAACTCGACCATGGCGATCGCCGCCCTGATCCTGTTCTTCCTCGGCTCGGGCCCGGTGAAGGGCTTCGCCGTGGTCTTCATCCTCGGCATCCTCACCACGGTCATCACCGCGGTGACGCTGACCCGGATGATGATCGCGGTGTGGTACAATACGTTCCGGCCGAAGACCCTGCCGTTCTGA
- a CDS encoding Mth938-like domain-containing protein: protein MADQPSPKSFDSGFVPGRHIIDTYGNGGFRFAGMSHRGSILLLPSGVRAWDVTEPRAIDRTALRPVQAEADGIELLLVGTGLDIAAIDPALRGWLKDLGVGLDVMQTGAAARTYNILVAENRKVAAALIAVA, encoded by the coding sequence ATGGCCGATCAGCCAAGCCCGAAGAGCTTCGACTCCGGCTTCGTGCCGGGGCGGCACATCATCGACACCTACGGCAACGGCGGATTCCGCTTCGCCGGGATGTCGCATCGCGGCTCGATCCTGCTGCTGCCCTCCGGGGTCCGCGCCTGGGACGTGACGGAGCCGCGGGCCATCGACCGCACGGCCCTGCGCCCGGTTCAGGCCGAGGCCGACGGCATCGAGCTGCTGCTCGTCGGGACCGGCCTCGACATCGCGGCGATCGATCCCGCGCTCCGGGGCTGGCTGAAGGATCTCGGCGTCGGCCTCGACGTGATGCAGACCGGCGCCGCGGCCCGGACCTACAACATCCTGGTGGCCGAGAACCGCAAGGTCGCCGCCGCGCTGATCGCGGTGGCCTGA
- a CDS encoding protein-L-isoaspartate O-methyltransferase family protein, giving the protein MIDLGSLEEAAGNAAFVMALRGRGLRDTAVLRAMEQVPRDTFAPPPHREHARRDIALPLSCGASMTAPSTVALMLAQLRIEPGQRVLEIGTGSGYVTALLAQLGAGAVLSLERYTSLAGAATRRLAALSEVHVVRADGLAPDLPDGGFDRILVHGSVPAIPSHWRAALEPGGRLVTGLRGDGGCRVAVLATPEAEPELGAPVRLAALVPGLAQVL; this is encoded by the coding sequence GTGATCGATCTGGGCAGCCTGGAGGAGGCTGCCGGCAACGCGGCCTTCGTGATGGCGCTCCGGGGCCGCGGCCTGCGCGATACCGCGGTGCTGCGGGCCATGGAGCAGGTCCCGCGGGACACCTTCGCGCCGCCGCCGCATCGGGAGCACGCGCGGCGCGACATCGCCCTGCCGCTGTCGTGCGGAGCCTCGATGACGGCGCCGTCGACGGTGGCGCTGATGCTGGCGCAGCTGCGGATCGAGCCCGGCCAGCGCGTCCTGGAGATCGGCACGGGCTCGGGCTACGTGACCGCGCTGCTCGCCCAGCTGGGCGCCGGGGCGGTGCTCAGCCTGGAGCGCTACACCTCGCTGGCCGGGGCGGCGACGCGGCGGCTCGCGGCCCTGTCCGAGGTGCATGTGGTCCGGGCGGACGGCTTGGCTCCGGACCTGCCGGACGGCGGCTTCGACCGGATCCTCGTCCACGGCAGCGTTCCCGCGATCCCATCGCACTGGCGCGCGGCCCTGGAACCGGGCGGACGGCTGGTGACGGGCCTGCGCGGCGACGGCGGCTGCCGGGTGGCGGTGCTGGCGACGCCGGAGGCCGAGCCGGAGCTCGGCGCGCCGGTGCGTCTGGCGGCCCTGGTGCCGGGACTGGCGCAGGTACTCTGA